In Aspergillus luchuensis IFO 4308 DNA, chromosome 1, nearly complete sequence, the following are encoded in one genomic region:
- a CDS encoding Ser/Thr protein phosphatase superfamily (COG:S;~EggNog:ENOG410PW9T;~InterPro:IPR004843,IPR029052;~PFAM:PF00149;~go_function: GO:0016787 - hydrolase activity [Evidence IEA]): MARFQIVSDLHLENPKAYDLFEIAPKAPYLALLGDIGNVRDDGFLLFIEDQLRKFEIVFLVMGNHEPFHSSWLDVREKLKRFSDDITRKGAQMQNTKSGSHNLGKFVLLDQTRYDLAPDLTVLGCTFHSKVSDLQEERVSFALNDFYYIKNWSVEDHCAAHEADRAWLNDQVTEIARSNPHHRIVIFTHHSPTVAPLAVDPAHAKSPISSAFATDLAGEACWEKPQVRLWGFGHTHYNCDFTDSRTGKRIVANQRGYYFSQAKVFEPEKVISI; this comes from the coding sequence ATGGCACGGTTCCAGATCGTCTCCGACCTGCATCTAGAAAACCCCAAGGCATACGACTTGTTTGAGATTGCGCCAAAAGCACCGTATCTAGCGCTCCTGGGGGATATCGGCAATGTTAGGGACGATGGCTTCCTCCTGTTCATAGAAGATCAGCTCCGCAAGTTTGAGATCGTCTTTCTCGTGATGGGAAACCACGAGCCCTTCCACTCTAGTTGGTTGGATGTGagggagaagctgaagcggtTCTCTGACGATATAACACGCAAAGGAGCCCAGATGCAAAATACCAAGTCCGGATCTCACAATCTAGGGAAGTTTGTCCTTCTCGACCAAACCCGATATGATCTGGCACCAGATCTCACGGTTCTGGGGTGCACGTTTCACTCCAAGGTCAGCGATCTGCAAGAGGAACGGGTTAGCTTCGCCTTGAATGACTTTTACTACATCAAGAACTGGTCGGTCGAGGATCACTGCGCTGCTCACGAAGCTGACCGAGCTTGGCTCAACGATCAGGTCACTGAAATCGCAAGATCCAACCCCCATCATAGAATTGTGATCTTTACCCATCACAGTCCAACTGTTGCACCTCTGGCGGTGGATCCCGCGCACGCGAAGAGTCCTATATCATCGGCGTTCGCGACGGATCTCGCCGGAGAGGCGTGCTGGGAGAAACCCCAGGTGCGACTGTGGGGATTTGGCCATACGCATTACAACTGTGACTTTACAGATAGTCGAACGGGGAAGCGTATTGTGGCGAATCAGCGAGGCTATTACTTTTCCCAAGCGAAGGTGTTTGAGCCAGAAAAGGTGATAAGCATATGA
- a CDS encoding senescence-associated domain-containing protein (COG:S;~EggNog:ENOG410PGAK;~InterPro:IPR009686;~PFAM:PF06911), producing the protein MTSTVHDPRLLYSIGNIRAFHIQNGEETELTPSGPQTLSLLMVPTRTSSPGNSPSTPPPDASAEEDFYLHLHLPPELDLALPATTQIFHQSPDSYLIPRWDVGPDDGAFIRIQFPGIGSGPGKVTQDDIDTFETILAQCTAFLERAPPPSNHAPYNPATYAPGEGYVAPSGFAQDDTHGRIVLVDEEDGSVVGEMEGYDVVEKPGVKPGSKRPVEIELPTEAEGNQVNVSNVSEEYLRMARHPVYKDSTIVQTSATASRLIVTGSSYLANAITSGAEAFTKKTKPNPKPMTFSDTTHSRIRKVGTFSQGAAELSAKTVGQVGKYAQNIGASLARRRDNGTQRGVNGSGGDYKPGILNKSMIAFSTLTDGIEQGARNVLITGSNAASTMIGHRYGEQAGSVASDLTGGVKNVGLVYIDAAGVSRKAVLKSVARGMVVGRMRNGQQVLVGTGDGGDVPAGVAGPSQAYGREPVVRRQSPSSTPPPAYGAPGTTSLSGMSMSGGKR; encoded by the exons ATGACTTCTACCGTTCACGATCCAAGGCTACTCTACAGCATCGGCAACATCCGTGCTTTTCACATTCAGAATGGCGAAGAGACAGAGTTGACCCCCTCTGGGCCTCAgaccctctctcttctgATGGTCCCCACCAGAACGTCCTCACCCGGCAATTCCCCCTCAACGCCTCCCCCTGATGCGTCTGCAGAGGAAGACTTTTACCTTCATCTGCATCTGCCACCGGAACTGGACCTAGCGCTTCCTGCTACCACCCAGATCTTTCACCAGTCTCCAGACAGCTACTTGATCCCTCGCTGGGATGTGGGCCCTGATGATGGCGCATTCATTCGCATCCAATTTCCGGGTATTGGTTCGGGTCCGGGTAAGGTCACACAGGATGATATAGATACCTTTGAAACTATCTTGGCTCAATGCACGGCGTTCCTCGAACGCGCTCCCCCACCGAGCAATCATGCTCCGTATAACCCCGCAACTTACGCGCCAGGCGAAGGATATGTTGCCCCGTCAGGATTTGCCCAGGATGATACCCATGGCCGGATCGTTcttgtggatgaggaagatggaagcGTCGTTGGTGAAATGGAAGGGTACGATGTGGTTGAGAAGCCTGGTGTCAAACCTGGCTCGAAGA GACCCGTGGAGATTGAACTTCCCACTGAAGCCGAGGGTAACCAAGTCAACGTCAGCAATGTCTCCGAGGAATACCTGCGGATGGCTCGTCATCCCGTTTACAAAGACTCAACGATCGTTCAGACCTCTGCGACCGCCTCTCGCTTGATTGTCACTGGATCTTCCTACCTTGCCAACGCTATCACGAGCGGCGCAGAAGCTTTCACCAAAAAGACCAAGCCCAACCCTAAACCGATGACATTCTCTGACACCACACATTCTCGGATCCGAAAGGTCGGTACATTCTCGCAGGGTGCTGCCGAACTGTCTGCAAAGACGGTTGGTCAGGTGGGTAAATACGCTCAGAATATCGGTGCCTCCCTGGCCCGCCGCAGGGACAACGGTACGCAGAGGGGTGTCAATGGGTCCGGGGGCGACTACAAGCCCGGCATCCTGAACAAATCGATGATTGCGTTCTCGACTTTGACGGATGGCATCGAGCAGGGTGCTCGTAACGTATTGATTACCGGATCCAATGCAGCTAGCACCATGATTGGACATCGCTATGGCGAGCAGGCTGGCTCGGTGGCCTCCGACCTCACTGGCGGAGTCAAGAATGTCGGTCTGGTATATATCGACGCCGCAGGTGTCAGCCGCAAAGCTGTGCTGAAGTCTGTTGCGAGGGGCATGGTCGTCGGCCGTATGCGCAACGGGCAGCAGGTCCTCGTTGGCACGGGCGACGGCGGTGATGTCCCCGCTGGAGTAGCTGGCCCAAGTCAGGCATATGGCCGTGAGCCGGTTGTAAGACGTCAGTCTCCCAGCTCGACCCCTCCACCCGCATACGGTGCACCAGGCACTACTTCGTTGAGCGGTATGTCCATGTCGGGGGGCAAGcgttga
- a CDS encoding putative serine/threonine protein kinase (Kin4) (COG:T;~EggNog:ENOG410PHT0;~InterPro:IPR017441,IPR008271,IPR000719,IPR011009;~PFAM:PF07714,PF00069;~go_function: GO:0004672 - protein kinase activity [Evidence IEA];~go_function: GO:0005524 - ATP binding [Evidence IEA];~go_process: GO:0006468 - protein phosphorylation [Evidence IEA]), producing the protein MNDSQSQSLPLTTHASPALTPAAPSEQDNNRSPVYPDLLGAPPVPPPRTSSTHRGHHGSSAKPSSSSAEKSSSSRHGKNKADDRSASHRERKGEDSQLRPVNMPEEYPQGPSSHAPGAPSSEDNMEGYAGQGELQKESSAVLNQVLVSDPSVDIEREQVRQAGSSVSPSTESAPASGLGLVGSDGVDDGGRGGLRSRHDYSDHAVKRKETTFGQYILGQTLGEGEFGKVKLGWKRDGTIQVAIKLIRRESLGSNPSRLPKIYREISILRDLAHPNIVRLHEMVETDRHIGIIMEYASGGELFDHILNNRYLKDNAARRLFAQLVSGVGYLHKKGIVHRDLKLENLLLDRNRNIIITDFGFANTFDPMDELGDEIEYNLTNKEFVKRMRLDRPNAKGLRRGDLMQTSCGSPCYAAPELVVSDSLYTGRKVDVWSCGVILYAMLAGYLPFDDDPANPDGDNINLLYKYIVTTPLTFPEYVTPHARDLLRRILVPDPRKRADLFEVARHSWLSEYSHIVSHITSSTTKVADIATTTVTQEPHKEVPSLARSASVREPPKTYNNSPVPSVGGLIHHAGDISQEQAAERSKTPRDTKRRTVQVEYVAPQSQTARGEVPPTGVDAGIAEPAGPSEPRPTRARSNSRPIVPNMPSGTLARDMSGASNVRTGEPKAAAGPAPAPAPGHLPRSTSDTSALTGTAPTSATHATRPTTGGSMASFNAGRLPSRGSYGQPVAPTVAATNAQGRLAQPKSKQYVISAPLQQDSSSQQSIGQPSTQQLPAKFNTTPRQEPPKGHKRSNTVSSIGEKLFGRSGSIFGGRGGQGSGPRQKNGKRYPPTSMKEPYGGDDTRMSMDSRRSMQYGYNRKTSESGAEGRPRRFSFLPPSFSLKGFSSSRSQTPDEESQTDRSTENRVEPRPSTSAMQARSRAASYGTQDAIGAAPEGAPGDEILTQDEPINYQARIDQQFAVLHSNQSGIYQPTSYSATSAEQVYQNENDHYYRNQYANHSAPNHYEEYSAPYDKTLRPSMQAGRPGRGTGVLPKNHRKFADAYEYERDLAHRPGSSGAARKVMDFFRRRAKSRAGDDR; encoded by the exons ATGAACGACTCCCAATCGCAGTCCTTGCCGCTCACCACCCATGCATCCCCAGCCTTGACACCCGCAGCGCCGTCCGAGCAGGACAACAACCGCTCTCCCGTTTATCCCGACCTACTGGGTGCTCCGCCCGTCCCGCCGCCGAGGACATCGTCAACTCACCGCGGTCACCATGGTTCGAGTGCAaaaccctcctcatcctccgccgaaAAGTCCTCGAGTTCTCGTCACGGAAAGAACAAAGCCGATGACCGGAGTGCAAGCCACCGtgagaggaagggggaggacAGCCAACTTCGCCCGGTGAACATGCCCGAGGAATACCCGCAGGGTCCGAGCTCCCACGCGCCGGGGGCACCGTCTTCGGAGGATAACATGGAAGGTTATGCAGGCCAGGGCGAGCTACAGAAGGAGTCCAGCGCAGTACTCAATCAGGTCCTGGTGAGTGATCCGTCTGTGGACATCGAACGGGAGCAGGTCCGGCAGGCCGGCTCGTCGGTATCCCCATCGACGGAGAGCGCTCCAGCATCCGGGTTGGGCTTGGTAGGAAGcgatggtgtggatgatggaggtcGAGGTGGACTACGAAGCCGGCACGACTACTCGGATCATGCTGTCAAGCGCAAGGAGACGACGTTTGGCCAGTACATTCTTGGGCAGACGCTGGGTGAGGGCGAGTTTGGCAAAGTGAAATTGGGGTGGAAGAGAGACGGCACCATACAGGTAGCCATCAAGCTCATCCGCAGGGAGTCTCTTGGGTCAAATCCTAGCCGGTTACCCAAGATCTACCGCGAAATCTCAATTTTGCGCGACCTCGCTCACCCGAACATCGTTCGGCTCCACGAGATGGTCGAGACGGACCGTCACATCGGTATTATCATGGAGTACGCCTCTGGGGGTGAGCTCTTTGACCATATTCTGAACAATCGGTACCTCAAGGACAATGCCGCTCGTCGCCTGTTTGCGCAACTCGTTTCGGGTGTGGGGTATCTTCACAAGAAGGGTATTGTCCATCGTGACTTGAAACTGGAGAACCTGTTGCTGGACCGGAATCGcaacatcattatcaccGATTTTGGCTTTGCGAATACGTTCGACCCCATGGACGAATTGGGTGATGAGATCGAATATAACCTGACGAACAAGGAATTCGTTAAGCGGATGCGCTTGGACAGGCCCAATGCCAAGGGTTTGAGGCGAGGTGATCTGATGCAGACCAGTTGTGGAAGTCCTTGTTATGCCGCGCCGGAGCTCGTGGTCAGCGACTCGCTATACACTGGGCGCAAGGTCGATGTGTGGAGCTGTGGTGTGATTTTG TATGCTATGCTCGCGGGATATTTGCCCTTCGATGATGACCCGGCGAACCCGGACGGTGATAACATCAACTTGTTGTACAAGTACATTGTCACTACCCCTCTTACATTCCCGGAATATGTGACCCCCCACGCTCGCGATCTTCTGCGGCGGATATTGGTGCCTGATCCTCGGAAGCGTGCAGACCTGTTTGAGGTGGCCCGGCACAGCTGGCTCAGCGAGTACTCGCATATTGTTTCCCACATCACGAGCAGCACGACCAAGGTTGCGGACATTGCCACAACCACCGTCACTCAGG AACCGCACAAGGAAGTGCCGTCGCTGGCACGCAGCGCATCCGTTCGGGAGCCTCCGAAGACATACAACAATAGCCCTGTTCCCTCGGTGGGAGGACTGATCCACCATGCAGGAGACATTTCCCAAGAGCAGGCCGCCGAACGGTCCAAGACTCCTCGAGACACCAAACGACGAACCGTGCAGGTCGAATATGTTGCACCTCAGTCTCAAACTGCGCGGGGCGAGGTCCCCCCTACCGGAGTGGATGCAGGTATCGCGGAGCCAGCTGGGCCGTCGGAGCCTCGACCGACGAGAGCCAGGTCAAATAGTCGGCCCATCGTGCCTAATATGCCTTCGGGCACCCTGGCCCGTGATATGTCTGGCGCGTCCAACGTGCGGACTGGAGAGCCAAAGGCAGCCGCTGGCCCGGCGCCGGCACCTGCTCCTGGGCACTTGCCTCGCTCAACGTCCGATACTTCTGCGCTCACTGGGACGGCACCAACATCTGCGACCCATGCCACCCGCCCCACTACCGGCGGCTCCATGGCCTCGTTCAACGCCGGTCGTTTGCCATCACGAGGCTCTTATGGACAGCCGGTTGCGCCAACTGTGGCCGCTACGAACGCCCAGGGTCGGCTCGCACAGCCCAAGAGCAAGCAATACGTTATCTCCGCCCCTCTCCAGCAAGACTCGTCGTCCCAACAGTCCATTGGTCAACCAAGTACACAGCAACTACCGGCCAAGTTCAACACGACACCCCGACAAGAGCCCCCGAAGGGCCACAAGCGATCCAACACGGTATCAAGCATTGGCGAGAAGCTGTTTGGCCGCTCTGGTTCCATTTTCGGAGGGCGGGGAGGACAGGGTAGCGGTCCTCGACAGAAGAATGGCAAGCGTTATCCGCCTACGAGTATGAAGGAACCATACGGGGGGGATGACACCCGGATGTCGATGGATTCGCGACGCTCCATGCAATATGGATATAACCGCAAGACTAGTGAATCTGGCGCGGAAGGCCGGCCTCGAAGGTTCTCATTCCTACCGCCGTCATTCTCCCTGAAGGGATTCTCTTCCAGCAGATCGCAAACTCCCGATGAAGAGTCGCAAACAGACCGTTCGACGGAAAACCGGGTCGAACCACGTCCGTCGACCAGCGCAATGCAGGCGCGTTCGCGCGCTGCAAGCTATGGGACACAGGATGCCATCGGAGCGGCGCCTGAGGGTGCTCCGGGAGACGAAATCCTGACCCAGGACGAACCCATCAACTACCAGGCCCGGATTGACCAACAATTTGCCGTACTACACTCGAACCAGTCTGGAATATACCAGCCGACCTCTTACAGCGCGACCTCGGCCGAGCAAGTGTATCAGAATGAGAATGATCATTATTATCGCAACCAGTACGCCAACCACTCGGCACCCAACCACTACGAGGAATACTCCGCCCCGTACGATAAGACTCTACGGCCGTCAATGCAGGCTGGTCGACCTGGGCGAGGGACTGGCGTCTTACCCAAGAACCACCGGAAGTTCGCAGACGCCTACGAGTACGAACGCGACTTGGCGCACCGGCCTGGCAGCTCTGGCGCCGCCAGAAAAGTAATGGATTTCTTCCGTCGGCGAGCCAAGTCGAGAGCCGGCGATGACCGATAG